Proteins encoded together in one Candidatus Omnitrophota bacterium window:
- the ribF gene encoding riboflavin biosynthesis protein RibF, which produces MKVICGLNKIKKFPKPVVCLGVFDGMHLGHIRILKDAVKTARRINGTSIVVTFCPHPQKKESLYSLEHRLRLIAEQGVQVCIVINFTESFAKTLAYDFVKEIVHDKIGANFVYVGKNFRFGKHAAGSVNFLRKLSSEFNFKLKSFGVLNSDGKPISSTLIRNLNKSGKLSYAERVLGRPVSVLGTVVHGNSIARKLGYSTANINPHHEVIPPTGVYAVEAILEKERLRGICNIGVRPTFRKPGPIDDSAKHIEVHVFNFHRNIYGKYIEIQFFKKIREEVKFKNSSLLIKQIKKDINKVKSLFHLPKKHHNI; this is translated from the coding sequence ATGAAAGTAATCTGTGGGTTAAATAAGATTAAGAAATTCCCCAAGCCGGTAGTTTGCCTTGGGGTTTTTGATGGGATGCATCTTGGCCACATTAGGATTTTAAAAGATGCTGTTAAGACTGCCCGGAGAATAAATGGGACAAGCATCGTTGTAACCTTCTGTCCGCATCCGCAGAAAAAAGAAAGTTTGTATTCATTAGAGCATAGGCTTAGGTTGATTGCAGAGCAGGGAGTTCAAGTCTGCATTGTTATAAATTTCACAGAAAGTTTTGCTAAAACCCTTGCTTATGATTTTGTTAAAGAAATCGTACATGATAAAATTGGCGCAAATTTTGTTTATGTCGGAAAGAATTTTCGTTTCGGTAAGCATGCCGCAGGCAGTGTTAATTTCTTAAGAAAATTATCCTCCGAATTCAATTTTAAATTGAAATCTTTTGGAGTGCTTAATAGCGACGGAAAGCCAATCAGTAGTACTTTGATACGTAATTTAAATAAGTCTGGAAAATTAAGTTACGCGGAAAGAGTCTTAGGCCGTCCTGTAAGCGTCCTTGGAACTGTTGTCCATGGAAATTCTATTGCAAGAAAATTGGGATACTCAACCGCAAACATTAATCCGCATCATGAAGTAATCCCCCCGACGGGTGTTTATGCAGTTGAGGCGATTTTAGAGAAAGAGAGATTAAGAGGAATCTGCAATATTGGCGTTCGCCCTACCTTTAGGAAGCCAGGGCCTATAGATGATAGCGCAAAGCATATTGAAGTGCATGTTTTTAATTTTCACAGGAATATTTATGGAAAATATATTGAGATTCAGTTTTTTAAGAAGATAAGAGAAGAGGTAAAATTCAAAAACTCCTCTTTATTAATTAAACAAATTAAAAAAGACATTAATAAAGTCAAAAGCCTGTTTCATCTCCCCAAGAAACACCACAATATATAG
- the mraZ gene encoding division/cell wall cluster transcriptional repressor MraZ, producing the protein MFYGEYSHSIDRKGRIILPAKFRDVAKSHFIEKFFVTRGLDTCLFVFSEEEWRSQENKFKAISFTKQQARTFNRLYFSGAQEVTFDSQGRMLIPQYLKDYAAIKKDVVIVGVSNRIEIWSKDKWQEFYGNSRQSFEEIAEKLMDEKTA; encoded by the coding sequence ATGTTCTATGGTGAGTATTCACATAGCATAGACCGTAAAGGCCGCATTATATTGCCTGCTAAATTCCGCGACGTGGCAAAAAGCCATTTCATTGAAAAGTTTTTTGTTACTCGCGGTTTAGATACTTGTCTTTTTGTTTTCTCTGAAGAAGAGTGGCGTTCGCAAGAAAATAAATTTAAGGCTATTTCTTTTACCAAACAGCAAGCCCGTACATTTAACCGTCTGTATTTCTCCGGAGCTCAGGAAGTTACTTTTGATTCGCAAGGGAGAATGCTTATACCGCAATATTTAAAAGATTATGCTGCGATAAAAAAGGATGTGGTTATTGTAGGTGTTTCAAACAGGATTGAAATTTGGTCTAAAGACAAATGGCAGGAATTCTACGGGAATTCTCGGCAGTCCTTTGAAGAGATCGCTGAAAAATTAATGGATGAAAAAACAGCATAA
- the rsmH gene encoding 16S rRNA (cytosine(1402)-N(4))-methyltransferase RsmH, which yields MDQKFHIPVMLNEVLNYLNLSPGKVVVDATIGTGGHSKAILEKILPGGRLIGIDRDEESLAISKERLKDYADACTFLHGNFADLDTLLEGVNIKQVDAILFDLGISSYQLDSPERGFSFQKEGPLDMRLDRSSYISAYDLVNNLNEDEISDMLWTFGQERWHNRIAHLLVEERQKHPIATTQELASLVVKAIPYRYKHKHYRIHPATRTFQAVRIAVNRELEILEASVNKGVAILGKQGRICVISFHSLEDRAIKHAFRKIAGEGTINIITPKPLTPLVSEIMENPKSRSSKLRVAERIE from the coding sequence GTGGATCAAAAATTTCATATTCCAGTTATGTTAAACGAAGTCTTAAATTATCTTAATTTAAGTCCGGGGAAGGTTGTCGTGGATGCGACTATCGGAACTGGCGGGCATTCCAAGGCAATCTTAGAAAAGATTCTTCCCGGAGGCAGGCTGATTGGTATTGACCGCGATGAAGAGTCTTTAGCTATTTCTAAGGAAAGGCTTAAGGACTATGCGGATGCTTGCACTTTCTTGCACGGAAATTTTGCCGATCTTGATACACTCTTAGAAGGAGTGAATATTAAGCAGGTTGATGCCATATTATTTGATTTAGGGATTTCTTCGTATCAATTGGATTCTCCAGAGAGAGGTTTTAGTTTTCAGAAAGAGGGGCCATTAGATATGCGGCTTGACCGCTCAAGTTATATTTCAGCTTATGATTTAGTAAATAATCTTAATGAAGATGAAATCTCGGATATGCTTTGGACTTTTGGCCAAGAGAGGTGGCATAATCGTATCGCACATTTATTGGTTGAGGAAAGGCAAAAGCATCCGATTGCCACGACTCAAGAATTGGCTAGTTTGGTAGTTAAAGCAATACCATATAGGTATAAGCATAAGCATTATAGAATTCATCCGGCAACAAGGACTTTTCAGGCAGTGCGTATCGCGGTTAACAGGGAATTGGAGATCTTAGAAGCCTCGGTAAATAAGGGGGTTGCAATTCTCGGGAAACAAGGTAGAATATGTGTTATTTCTTTCCATTCTTTGGAGGACCGCGCGATTAAGCATGCTTTTCGTAAGATTGCAGGCGAAGGAACCATTAATATTATAACTCCAAAACCCCTGACTCCTTTGGTGTCAGAAATAATGGAAAACCCAAAAAGCCGCAGTAGTAAGCTGAGGGTTGCAGAAAGAATAGAATAA